The DNA region GCGGCTGGATTTGCGCAGCATGCCGAGAACAGCGTCTGAATTTTTGGTGTCGAGGTTGCCGGTGGGCTCATCGGCGAGAACGATGGCGGGCCGTGTAATCAGCGCCCGCGCGATGGCCACGCGCTGCTGCTCGCCGCCTGAGAGCTCATTGGGCCGATGGTCGAGCCTGCCCTCAATGCCCAGCATGTGAGTGAGTTGGTCGAGCAGCGGCTTGTCGATCTCCTTTTTTGGAGAGCCAAGATTGGCGATGTCGTGCGCGATCTCGATATTGCCGATGGCCGACAGCGTAGGCAGAAGATTAAAGCGCTGGAAGACGAAACCGATCTTGGCGCGCCGCATCTTGGTGCGCTCGGCGTCGTCGAGGGTGGCGAAGTCTACGCCGTCGATGCAGACTGAGCCGCTGGTCGCGTGGGTCAATCCGCCGAGAATATAAAAGAGCGTCGATTTGCCCGAGCCCGAAGGCCCTACGATGGCGACAAATTCGCCAGGCTCGATGGCAAAGCTGACTTTGCGGAGCGCCGCGACTGCGAGTTTTCCGGAGCGATAGGTCTTGCTGAGGTCCTGCGCGAGAATGATGGGTGCCATGTAGTTACTATGAAGTTTATCGTGAGTAGAGGTCTGGGATGAATTTTCGGGAGTTGCTGCTGCTTGTACTGGTGGGTTGGACGGCGGTCGGCGCAGTAGGAATTACCATCTCTCTGCTGCGGCACGAACATGCGAAAGCGGTGCGGCATTCGTTGTGGATCATTGCTGTCTGGGCGCTTTATATGGCTGTTCTGGTGACGGTTTCGCTGGCCAAGCCACAGAAGGTCGTTGCTCTCGGGAAGGACCAGTGCTTCGATGAGATGTGTTTCGCAGTAACAGGGGTACAGGAGTTGCCGGGGTATCTGATTCAGGACGGCAGTCGCCTCATCCGAGTATCGGTACGAATTTCAA from Edaphobacter paludis includes:
- a CDS encoding ABC transporter ATP-binding protein, with translation MAPIILAQDLSKTYRSGKLAVAALRKVSFAIEPGEFVAIVGPSGSGKSTLFYILGGLTHATSGSVCIDGVDFATLDDAERTKMRRAKIGFVFQRFNLLPTLSAIGNIEIAHDIANLGSPKKEIDKPLLDQLTHMLGIEGRLDHRPNELSGGEQQRVAIARALITRPAIVLADEPTGNLDTKNSDAVLGMLRKSSRDLKQTVLMITHNNEAAQIADRILHMRDGEITHIEQGRG
- a CDS encoding DUF4352 domain-containing protein codes for the protein MNFRELLLLVLVGWTAVGAVGITISLLRHEHAKAVRHSLWIIAVWALYMAVLVTVSLAKPQKVVALGKDQCFDEMCFAVTGVQELPGYLIQDGSRLIRVSVRISNHGKKKTQSEGLIQAYLADAQGREWAESTSVSGVRLTARVAAGDSVISQPVFKVAKDATELRLIFTHGHRQPGVLVIGDSDSLLHKRTVVLLGQSSITTRAR